The Staphylococcus saprophyticus subsp. saprophyticus ATCC 15305 = NCTC 7292 genome contains the following window.
TTAAGAATGATAATTTTCAATAAAACCTTCACAATTGTTTGAATCTTCAAATGAATACTTTATTCAGAAATGGGAATAATGAATTTAGAAGAAAATATTTAAGATTTTTGTTTGATATATTTTATATACTTGGTATAATAAATGTATAAACAAAACTTATAATACTTTGGAGGTATAGTGATAATGACAAAATTTAATTTCGATGCAGCACATTCAGTAGTAGAATTTTCAGTAAAACATTTAATGATTTCAAATATTAAAGGTAGATTTACAGAGTTTGATGCAAATATTGATGGCGACATTAATGATTTAAGTACAATTAAAGGTGATTTTACAATTAATGCGAGCTCTATTGATACACGTGTAGATGATCGTGATGCGCATTTACGTAGTGGAGATTTCTTAGATGTAGAAAATAATCCAGAAATCAAATTTGAAATTACTAAAGCAGATGAAAAATCAATCACAGGTAATGTAACAATTAAAGGCGAAACGAATGAAGAAACTTTTGACTTATCATATGAAGGCCAAAGTAAAAACCCAATGAACGGTGCAACAACGGTTGGATTTATTGTTAACGGTTCTATTAACCGTGAAAAATATGGTATCACGTTCAACCAAGCACTTGAAACTGGTGGCGTAATGATTGGTAAAGATGTGAAATTCCAAGTGAGTTTAGAATTCGCATTAGAAGACTAAACTATATAAAAAACTACTAGATTATCGAGTAGGTTCAGACTGCCGACAAAGTCTTTGACTTTGTCGGCAGTTTTTTTGTGCACGCTTTCCGTTGGCACTGCCATAACCTGTAGTCTTCGGCTAGTGCTTTTCCCGTAGGAGTCGGTCCAAATAAATGCCAATACATTAAAAACATGAGAAAATCTAAATTAAAAAGCCGTAATGTTTATTACATTGAATTACGCAAACGATAAAAAAATAGACCAAACTAACACAAAATTAATGCAGTAGCTTGGTCTATATTTGAAACAAATTGTTAATCGAGTAGCTTTTTATATTTAATTATTGTCGATTGATTTTTTGTCACGATAATATTGTACAACAATATAAGCAATGAAAGATAAAGAGATAATTGTTAATACAATAGATGAAATGATTAAGAAATTTTTATTAGAGTAATCGCCGCCAGTAAATATCCGGCTTATTATGTTAGGCAGACTTAAGATTAAAATAAGACCAGCAAAATATTTTTTCTTTAATAGCAAGCAAATGGCCATTGTTAGTAATAAAAGTATTATGCCAATAATAAAATTAGTAGTTTGATTAGGTGACCAAAAAATAAATATTGGATAATGTCGTAATAAATACTCACTTAATATATAAATACCGAAGACGATAGCTGATGAAAAACCGACAGCAATATAAGTCTTTTTACTATCTCCCCATGTCATAATTAATTTTTTAATGACAAATAATATAAGTACTAAAGAACCTATAAATATAAATAGTATATAAAGCATGAGCGCTAACGTTAGTTGAAATGAGTTATCAAGCATCCTAGGAATGACTACCATAATAATCATGAAAGAAATGAA
Protein-coding sequences here:
- a CDS encoding YceI family protein, which gives rise to MTKFNFDAAHSVVEFSVKHLMISNIKGRFTEFDANIDGDINDLSTIKGDFTINASSIDTRVDDRDAHLRSGDFLDVENNPEIKFEITKADEKSITGNVTIKGETNEETFDLSYEGQSKNPMNGATTVGFIVNGSINREKYGITFNQALETGGVMIGKDVKFQVSLEFALED